GCCCGGCCCCGTCCGCACCGCACGCACCAGCATCGGAGAGTCCATGACCGCCTGGCCCACCCCGTCGCCGGCCCCCGCCGGTCCCTGCTTCGCGCTGCCGCGGGGCGTCGAGCCCGGCCGCGCCGTGGTGGTGGGCGCCGGACCCAACGGCCTCACGGCCGCGGCGCTGCTCGCCCGCGAGGGCTGGGAGGTGGACGTGTACGAGCGGGCCCCCGTGCCCGGCGGCGCGTCGGCCTCCGCGCCGGTGCTGGGGGAGGGGACCGTGGTGGACCTCGGCGCGGCGGGCCATCCGTTCGGCGCGGCCAGCCCCGTGTTCCGGGATCTGGACCTGGCCGCCCACGGGCTGCAGTGGCTGCACCCCGCGGTGCCGATGGGCCACCCGCTGCCGGACGGCCCGGCCGCGATCCTGCACCGGGACCTGGACGCCACCGCGGAGGGCCTCGGCCCGGACGGGCGCGCGTGGCGCGCGGTCCACGGCGCCCTCGTGGAGCACATCGAGGAGCTCGTGGCGGACGTGCTCGGCCCGCTGGTGCGCCCCTGGCCCCACCCGGTGGCCATGGCGCGGTTCGGGCTGCGCGCGCCCTGGCCGGCGGCCCACTTCGGGCGGGCCGTGTTCCGCACCGAGCAGGCCCGCGCCCTCTACACCGGCTCCGCCGTCCACGCGATCATGCCCCCCGGCCGTCCCCTCACCAGCGCGTTCGGCGCCCTGTTCGGCGCCCTGGGCATGAGCTCGGGCTGGCCCGTGGCCCGCGGCGGCTCCGGGGCCATCACCGACGCGCTCGTGTCCGTGCTGCGCGCCCACGGCGGGCGCCTGCACCTGGACCAGGAGGTCACGGACCTGCGGGCGCTGCCCGACGCGGACGCCGTCGTGCTGGACATGACTCCGCGCCAGGTGGCGCGGCTGCGCGGGACCGACCTGCCGCCCTCCTACGCCGCCGCGCTCCAGCGATGGTGCCCCGGCCCGGCCGTCTCCAAGGTGGACTTCCTGCTCGACGGCCCCGTCCCGTGGCGCGACGGGCGACTGGCCGGCGCCGGCACCGTGCACCTCGGCGGCACCGCCGCGGACATCCAGCGGGCCGAGGCCGACGTCGCCGCCGGCCGCATGCCCGCCCGGCCCTTCGTGATGCTCTGCCAGCAGCAGTCCGCGGACCCCTCCCGCGCGGCCGGCCCCGCCGCGGGGCGCACCGTCGTCTGGTCCTACGCGCACGTGCCCCACGGGCACCCCGGGGACGTCCGCCCGCTGATCGAGGCGGAGGTGGAGCGGCACGCCCCCGGGTTCCGGGACCGGATCCTCGGCGCCGTGGACATGCGTCCGGCGGACCTCGAGGCGTGGAACCCCAACCTCGTGGGCGGGGACATCGCCGGCGGCTCGATGGCCGGCCTGCGGCTGCTGCTGCGCCCCACCGCCTCCCCGCGGCCGCACCGCGCCGGCCGGCCCGGCCTCTACCTCGCCTCGGCCTCCACGCCGCCCGGCGCCGGCGTGCACGGCATGGCCGGCGCGTGGGCCGTGCGGACCCTGCTGGCCGACCGCGCCCGCGCCACCGGCCGCTGACCCGCCCCGACACCGCCCCGAACCCGCCGCGACCGACACCGCCCCACCCGCCGCCCGACCGTCATCACCCCCAGGAGGAGCCATGAGA
The sequence above is a segment of the Micrococcus endophyticus genome. Coding sequences within it:
- a CDS encoding phytoene desaturase family protein; its protein translation is MTAWPTPSPAPAGPCFALPRGVEPGRAVVVGAGPNGLTAAALLAREGWEVDVYERAPVPGGASASAPVLGEGTVVDLGAAGHPFGAASPVFRDLDLAAHGLQWLHPAVPMGHPLPDGPAAILHRDLDATAEGLGPDGRAWRAVHGALVEHIEELVADVLGPLVRPWPHPVAMARFGLRAPWPAAHFGRAVFRTEQARALYTGSAVHAIMPPGRPLTSAFGALFGALGMSSGWPVARGGSGAITDALVSVLRAHGGRLHLDQEVTDLRALPDADAVVLDMTPRQVARLRGTDLPPSYAAALQRWCPGPAVSKVDFLLDGPVPWRDGRLAGAGTVHLGGTAADIQRAEADVAAGRMPARPFVMLCQQQSADPSRAAGPAAGRTVVWSYAHVPHGHPGDVRPLIEAEVERHAPGFRDRILGAVDMRPADLEAWNPNLVGGDIAGGSMAGLRLLLRPTASPRPHRAGRPGLYLASASTPPGAGVHGMAGAWAVRTLLADRARATGR